A portion of the Edaphobacter bradus genome contains these proteins:
- the fliS gene encoding flagellar export chaperone FliS has translation MSEANYQQQALVGATGVELVVALYDGAIRFLYRAMQCVEDDDVRGRRVAVKKALDILMYLQARLRPDVGGSAAESLSDFYAEMFTMTLEASHAASVEQFHEVVACIRNVRDAWVVVARDPEAGRVLPRELRTREERFVPGRVVEQAGDGAVGSRWSA, from the coding sequence ATGAGCGAGGCGAATTATCAGCAGCAGGCGCTAGTGGGTGCCACCGGCGTCGAGCTTGTGGTCGCGCTATATGACGGCGCGATACGGTTTCTTTACCGGGCGATGCAATGCGTCGAGGATGACGATGTCCGCGGGCGACGCGTCGCAGTGAAGAAGGCGCTCGATATTCTGATGTATCTGCAGGCGCGGCTGCGGCCGGATGTTGGCGGCAGCGCGGCTGAGTCGCTCTCGGATTTTTATGCGGAGATGTTCACGATGACGCTGGAGGCCTCGCACGCGGCGTCGGTGGAGCAGTTTCATGAGGTTGTGGCGTGTATCCGCAATGTGCGCGATGCGTGGGTTGTAGTGGCTCGCGATCCGGAGGCGGGCAGGGTCCTGCCGCGGGAACTGCGGACCCGAGAGGAGAGGTTTGTGCCTGGCCGGGTTGTTGAGCAGGCAGGTGATGGAGCGGTGGGTTCGCGCTGGTCGGCTTAG
- a CDS encoding flagellin N-terminal helical domain-containing protein, with protein sequence MSLGVLNNIAATLAQTNLNQTQNSLQNTLTQLSSGSRINSGADDAAGLALADGLHANVAALTQSSQNATAGVGLLQTADGALSQVTNLLNRAVTLATEAANGTLNSSQVSSANQEYQNILSEIGNIGSTTNFNGNSVFSATAKSVFVSDGTSSGATTFSETTGALSTASVGTSAPAAASSVAITNPTPTAPTAGAGATATFALGAATNTISGTLSVSVGGAAAVSATLAAGTTLATAVTQLNANAGFSGAGLVASQGTGANANKLIITGPTGVTNTLSLTGTALSDTTPAGTSAGPGVDFTAAGVATLSAATATAVLTSVTNAIQDVAYQRGSIGANINELNAASNVASSESVNLTSAENSVRATNYGQATSDLAKYKVLSETGISALSQANSVQQEVLKLLQ encoded by the coding sequence ATGTCCTTGGGCGTATTGAATAACATCGCGGCAACCCTTGCGCAGACCAATCTGAATCAGACTCAGAACAGTCTGCAGAACACTCTCACGCAACTCTCATCGGGTTCGCGCATTAACAGCGGCGCGGATGACGCAGCCGGGTTGGCTCTGGCAGATGGCCTTCATGCCAACGTCGCGGCGCTGACGCAGTCTTCACAGAACGCGACGGCCGGTGTCGGTCTGCTGCAGACTGCCGATGGCGCGTTGTCGCAGGTGACTAACCTGCTAAATCGCGCAGTGACGCTGGCGACTGAGGCCGCCAACGGCACGCTGAACTCGAGCCAGGTGAGCTCGGCCAACCAGGAATACCAGAACATTCTCTCGGAGATCGGCAACATCGGATCGACGACGAACTTCAACGGCAACAGCGTGTTCTCCGCGACAGCGAAGAGTGTTTTTGTGAGCGATGGAACCTCGTCGGGCGCGACGACCTTCAGCGAGACGACCGGCGCGCTGAGCACTGCGAGCGTTGGCACATCGGCGCCTGCGGCCGCGTCGAGTGTGGCGATCACCAATCCGACGCCGACGGCTCCCACGGCAGGCGCCGGCGCCACGGCGACGTTTGCGCTGGGCGCAGCGACCAACACCATCTCCGGCACGCTGAGTGTCAGTGTCGGGGGAGCAGCTGCCGTGTCGGCAACTCTTGCCGCAGGTACAACCCTGGCCACGGCTGTGACGCAGTTGAACGCAAATGCCGGCTTCAGCGGCGCCGGACTTGTTGCAAGCCAGGGTACCGGTGCGAACGCCAACAAGCTGATCATCACCGGACCGACCGGAGTGACGAACACACTCTCCTTGACTGGCACAGCGCTTTCCGACACAACGCCGGCTGGAACATCGGCGGGCCCTGGTGTCGACTTTACTGCTGCCGGCGTGGCGACCTTATCGGCGGCTACGGCAACTGCGGTGCTGACAAGCGTGACGAACGCGATCCAGGACGTAGCGTACCAGCGCGGTTCGATCGGCGCGAACATCAACGAGCTGAATGCGGCGTCAAACGTTGCGAGCTCGGAATCGGTGAACCTGACTTCGGCTGAGAACAGCGTTCGTGCTACCAACTACGGCCAGGCGACGAGCGATCTGGCCAAGTACAAGGTGCTGAGTGAGACAGGCATCAGCGCGTTGTCGCAGGCCAACAGTGTGCAGCAGGAGGTTCTGAAGCTGCTGCAGTAA
- a CDS encoding flagellar FlbD family protein produces the protein MIDLTRLNGHRLTVNCDLIKHAESAPDTVLTLVTGEKLVVLESCDEVALRTLDYRSRVLRAAWPDAAAMLNAKAAHDAKLLSGGLKAESN, from the coding sequence ATGATCGACCTGACGCGCCTCAACGGCCACCGCCTCACCGTCAACTGCGACCTCATCAAGCACGCCGAATCCGCGCCTGACACCGTACTCACACTCGTCACCGGCGAGAAGCTCGTCGTGCTCGAGTCCTGCGACGAAGTCGCGCTGCGCACGCTTGACTACCGCTCCCGTGTCCTGCGCGCAGCGTGGCCTGACGCGGCTGCAATGCTCAACGCCAAAGCCGCACACGACGCGAAGCTGCTCAGCGGCGGACTCAAGGCCGAATCGAATTAA
- the fliD gene encoding flagellar filament capping protein FliD produces MSTVGLNFGSINSGTGFDVASTVSSILAIEQGIETPWKTQLANLKAQDTALSTFGTDLATLSTALQSLTDFNGVFAAKQGSSSDTNVVALTSASSLAAAGSHTIVVNHLAQTSSEYSSALSNANDTLSGSLTIQVGSGASQTINIDGTNNTLATLAASINAASVGVTASVVKDTNGSRLALTSSTSGAAGQITASSSLTDATTNSAISFQQGLQGVDASLTVDGLATTSASNTVTGVIPGVTFQLLSASPNSNQPVQVQITNDNSSIEQAVSSFVTAYNAVVGDIKTQEGKDSSGNPEPLYGDPTVALIQNQLTQGLLSGAASGSISSLLQLGISVGQDGKLTLDASALDSALNSKFSDALGFLQNSGSFGQTFTSVLNGLSSTSTKGGVYLALQQNSQQEAALNQSIGDEEARIADEKTRLTNELNTANQILQSIPSQINQVNELYSAITGYNTTQTG; encoded by the coding sequence ATGAGTACGGTCGGGTTGAACTTCGGGTCAATCAACAGCGGAACCGGGTTCGACGTGGCCTCGACGGTGAGTTCGATCCTCGCGATCGAACAGGGGATTGAGACACCGTGGAAGACGCAGCTGGCGAATCTGAAGGCGCAGGATACGGCGCTGAGCACGTTTGGCACCGATCTCGCGACGCTCTCCACGGCACTGCAGTCGCTGACGGATTTCAATGGCGTCTTTGCAGCGAAGCAGGGCTCGAGTTCAGACACGAACGTCGTGGCGCTGACTTCGGCAAGTTCACTGGCTGCGGCGGGCAGTCATACGATTGTTGTCAACCACCTGGCGCAGACTTCGTCGGAGTACTCGAGTGCGTTGAGCAACGCGAACGATACGCTGAGCGGCAGCCTGACCATTCAGGTTGGCTCAGGTGCGAGTCAGACGATCAACATCGACGGCACGAACAACACGCTGGCAACTCTTGCGGCTTCGATCAATGCGGCGTCGGTGGGCGTGACGGCGAGCGTGGTGAAGGACACGAACGGGTCGCGGCTGGCTCTGACGAGCAGCACGAGCGGCGCGGCCGGGCAGATCACCGCGAGCTCTTCGCTGACCGATGCGACAACGAACAGCGCGATCTCGTTCCAACAAGGACTGCAGGGCGTTGATGCGAGCCTTACTGTCGATGGGCTGGCCACGACGAGCGCGTCGAACACCGTGACCGGAGTTATTCCGGGAGTTACGTTTCAGTTGCTGTCGGCGTCGCCGAACTCGAACCAGCCGGTACAGGTGCAGATCACGAACGACAATAGCTCGATCGAGCAGGCGGTGAGCTCGTTTGTCACGGCCTACAACGCGGTTGTTGGCGACATCAAGACGCAGGAGGGCAAGGATTCGAGCGGCAATCCTGAGCCTTTGTATGGCGATCCTACGGTGGCGCTGATTCAGAACCAGCTTACGCAGGGTCTTCTTTCCGGCGCGGCGAGCGGATCGATCAGCAGCCTGTTACAGCTTGGGATCTCGGTAGGCCAGGACGGGAAGCTGACGCTGGATGCTAGCGCTCTGGATAGCGCGCTGAATTCAAAGTTTTCCGATGCGCTGGGCTTTCTGCAGAACTCCGGAAGCTTTGGGCAGACCTTTACCTCGGTACTGAACGGGTTGAGTAGTACCTCAACCAAGGGCGGAGTTTATCTCGCGCTGCAGCAGAACTCGCAGCAGGAGGCGGCGCTGAACCAGAGCATCGGCGACGAGGAGGCGCGGATCGCTGACGAAAAGACGCGGCTGACGAACGAACTGAACACGGCCAACCAGATTCTGCAGTCGATTCCGAGTCAGATCAATCAGGTAAATGAACTTTACAGCGCCATAACCGGCTACAACACAACACAGACAGGATGA
- a CDS encoding ABC transporter ATP-binding protein, whose product MLEKLRPLNPYLRRYWKSLAWGGVADVMYNVIKVLVPIIIGHAIDDMRHSLTEQKVLFHALRLLTAAAASGVFLYITRQVIIGTSREIEFDLRNDLFTNLERQSPSFYHTHRTGDIMARTTNDLNAVRQLLGPAIMYSANTIVFMAAALPFMYRISPKLTFFAFVPLPAVSVLVQYFGNRIHRRFERIQAMFSDISAKAQENFSGARLIRAFAQEEAEIASFEKANREYIGRSLHLVRLMAMLWPTLEFMLGLSLMITLLVGGREVVAHHITVGQFTSFNVYMVQLTWPLIAVGWVVNLFQRGTASIVRIDELLKQKPAIADDPALLRTGSPSPMLSFRSAAEESASLQKPLSGEIELRNLSFAYPSGPTVLHDINLTIPAGSSLAIVGPTGSGKSTLVSLIPRLQDAAPGSVLIDGEPIRSFPLADLRHSIGFVPQETFLFSDSIRHNIAFGTPDATDDQIEEAAAIAHIHTEILDFPRGFETLVGERGVTLSGGQKQRTSIARAVIRNPRILILDDALASVDTYTEERILSGLSKVMQGRTTIFISHRISTARNADQIVVLVNGRIAELGTHEELLARNGYYTSLFEKQRLEEELSVAT is encoded by the coding sequence ATGCTGGAAAAGCTCAGACCACTCAACCCCTACCTCAGGCGATACTGGAAGTCCCTCGCCTGGGGTGGCGTTGCTGACGTTATGTACAACGTCATCAAGGTCCTTGTGCCCATCATCATCGGCCACGCCATCGATGACATGAGGCACAGTCTCACCGAGCAGAAGGTACTCTTCCACGCCCTCCGTCTTCTCACTGCCGCAGCAGCCTCCGGCGTCTTTCTCTACATCACCCGCCAGGTCATCATCGGAACCTCCCGCGAGATCGAGTTCGACCTCCGCAACGACCTCTTCACTAACCTCGAGCGCCAGTCGCCCAGCTTCTACCACACCCATCGCACCGGCGACATCATGGCGCGCACGACCAACGACCTGAATGCAGTGCGCCAGCTCCTCGGCCCCGCCATCATGTACAGCGCGAACACCATCGTCTTCATGGCTGCAGCGCTGCCCTTCATGTACCGCATCAGCCCCAAGCTGACTTTCTTCGCCTTCGTCCCGCTCCCCGCCGTCTCCGTGCTCGTGCAGTACTTCGGCAACCGCATCCATCGCCGATTCGAGCGCATCCAGGCGATGTTCTCCGACATATCCGCCAAGGCCCAGGAGAACTTCTCCGGCGCCCGCCTCATCCGCGCCTTCGCGCAAGAGGAGGCCGAGATCGCCTCCTTCGAAAAGGCCAACCGTGAGTACATCGGCCGCAGCCTCCACCTCGTCCGACTCATGGCCATGCTGTGGCCCACGCTCGAGTTCATGCTCGGCCTCTCGCTGATGATCACACTCCTGGTCGGAGGACGCGAGGTCGTCGCCCACCACATCACTGTCGGCCAGTTCACCAGCTTCAACGTCTACATGGTGCAGCTCACCTGGCCGCTCATCGCCGTCGGCTGGGTCGTCAACCTCTTCCAGCGCGGAACCGCCTCCATCGTCCGTATTGACGAACTTCTTAAACAGAAACCCGCCATCGCCGACGACCCCGCCCTGCTGCGAACTGGCAGCCCTTCTCCTATGCTGTCATTCCGCAGCGCAGCGGAGGAATCTGCTTCTCTTCAGAAACCGCTGAGCGGCGAAATCGAGCTCCGCAACCTAAGCTTCGCTTACCCGAGCGGCCCCACCGTCCTCCACGACATCAACCTCACCATCCCCGCGGGCTCTTCGCTCGCCATCGTCGGCCCTACCGGCTCCGGCAAGTCCACTCTTGTCTCGCTCATCCCCCGCCTCCAGGACGCCGCACCCGGCTCCGTCCTCATCGACGGTGAACCTATCCGCAGCTTCCCCCTCGCAGACCTGCGTCACAGCATAGGCTTCGTCCCGCAGGAAACCTTCCTCTTCTCCGACAGCATTCGCCATAACATCGCCTTCGGAACTCCCGACGCCACCGATGATCAGATCGAAGAAGCCGCCGCCATCGCCCACATCCACACCGAGATCCTCGACTTCCCCCGCGGCTTCGAAACCCTCGTCGGAGAGCGCGGCGTCACTCTCTCCGGCGGCCAGAAACAGCGCACCTCCATCGCCCGCGCCGTCATCCGCAACCCGCGCATCCTCATCCTGGACGATGCCCTCGCCTCGGTCGACACCTACACCGAGGAGCGCATCCTCAGCGGTCTGAGCAAGGTCATGCAGGGTCGCACGACCATCTTCATCTCCCACCGCATCTCCACCGCCCGCAACGCCGACCAGATCGTCGTCCTCGTCAACGGCCGCATCGCCGAGTTGGGAACCCACGAAGAACTCCTCGCCCGCAATGGCTACTACACCAGCCTTTTCGAAAAGCAGCGCCTCGAAGAAGAGCTCTCCGTCGCCACCTGA
- a CDS encoding secondary thiamine-phosphate synthase enzyme YjbQ, with amino-acid sequence MPTMKAHTEYLTFETEQRYEMVHITPQVEEIVRRSGIDDGLCFVSPMHITAAIYVNDLEDGLIEDIGTWLEKLAPAKPDYKHHQTGEDNADAHLKALLLHHETTLPVTKGRLDLGTWQRVFYAEFDGQRRKRVIVKVLGVAKG; translated from the coding sequence ATGCCAACGATGAAGGCGCATACGGAGTATCTGACGTTTGAGACTGAGCAACGTTATGAGATGGTGCATATTACGCCGCAGGTGGAAGAGATCGTGCGGAGGAGCGGGATCGACGACGGGCTCTGCTTCGTTTCGCCGATGCACATTACGGCGGCAATTTATGTCAACGATCTCGAAGACGGGTTGATCGAGGACATCGGCACATGGCTGGAGAAGCTGGCGCCTGCGAAGCCGGACTACAAGCATCACCAGACGGGTGAGGACAATGCGGATGCTCACCTGAAGGCGCTGTTGCTGCATCACGAGACGACTCTGCCGGTGACCAAGGGAAGGCTTGATCTGGGGACGTGGCAGCGGGTGTTTTATGCGGAGTTCGATGGACAGCGGCGAAAGCGCGTCATTGTGAAGGTGCTGGGCGTCGCAAAAGGATGA
- a CDS encoding flagellar motor protein: MDIASIGGILVAILGILAGMMIEGGSIAQITQPTAALIVIGGTTGAVMLQFPLKTFLAALQHLMKVFISASSDGEAVLKQIVAFANKARKSGIVSLDQDLPSVTDPFLKQTLMLAIDGTEPTEVRKIMQMEIDNKSEMEEKIPQVFEAAGGYSPTVGIIGAVLGLIQVMQHLDNIDEVGRGIAVAFVATIYGVALANLVCLPAAGKLKIRHREEQMIKEMMLEGVISILEGMNPRMIETRLRTFLSDSKSESTPAEAAA; the protein is encoded by the coding sequence ATGGACATCGCCAGCATCGGTGGAATCCTCGTAGCCATCCTCGGAATTCTCGCCGGGATGATGATTGAGGGCGGCAGCATCGCGCAGATCACGCAGCCCACCGCAGCCCTCATCGTCATTGGGGGCACCACCGGCGCCGTCATGCTGCAGTTCCCACTCAAGACCTTTCTAGCCGCATTGCAACATCTCATGAAGGTCTTCATCTCTGCGAGCTCCGACGGCGAAGCTGTGCTCAAGCAGATCGTCGCCTTCGCCAACAAAGCTCGCAAGAGCGGCATCGTTTCGCTCGATCAGGATCTTCCCTCCGTCACGGATCCCTTTCTTAAACAGACCCTTATGCTCGCAATCGACGGAACCGAACCCACCGAGGTCCGCAAGATCATGCAGATGGAGATCGACAACAAGAGCGAGATGGAGGAGAAAATCCCGCAGGTCTTCGAGGCTGCCGGCGGTTACTCTCCCACCGTCGGGATCATCGGCGCCGTGCTCGGGCTCATCCAGGTCATGCAGCACCTCGACAATATCGACGAGGTCGGCCGCGGCATCGCCGTCGCGTTCGTCGCCACCATCTACGGAGTCGCTCTCGCCAACCTCGTCTGCCTTCCTGCAGCCGGCAAGCTCAAGATCCGTCACCGCGAAGAGCAGATGATCAAGGAGATGATGCTCGAGGGCGTCATCTCCATCCTCGAAGGCATGAATCCACGCATGATCGAAACCCGTCTGCGCACCTTCCTCTCGGACAGCAAATCCGAAAGCACGCCCGCAGAGGCCGCAGCATGA
- a CDS encoding FKBP-type peptidyl-prolyl cis-trans isomerase encodes MKLPLSLALLATLSTAATAQTSTATTRKPATTHHTMTKPAAKTVANPADNPPNVPKVEGTPKNLYALRYIDITVGSGPLAESRRYYTVHYTGWLTDGTKFDSSSDHPGAKPIVFPYGARQVIPGWDTGFAGMHVGGKRRLFVPYQLAYGESGRPPVIPAKADLIFDVELVSQSETDPRLAPETPAPTETKPSTTDTDTKTPHPDTH; translated from the coding sequence ATGAAGCTACCGCTCTCTCTCGCTCTTCTGGCGACTCTCTCCACTGCAGCCACAGCCCAGACTTCCACTGCCACCACCAGAAAGCCCGCAACCACACATCACACAATGACGAAGCCAGCAGCCAAGACTGTCGCCAACCCCGCCGACAACCCGCCCAACGTCCCCAAGGTCGAAGGCACGCCGAAAAACCTCTACGCTCTCCGCTACATCGACATCACCGTCGGCTCCGGCCCACTCGCCGAGTCCCGCCGCTACTACACCGTCCACTACACCGGCTGGCTCACCGACGGCACCAAGTTCGACTCCTCCAGCGACCATCCCGGAGCCAAGCCCATTGTCTTTCCGTACGGCGCACGTCAGGTGATCCCCGGCTGGGACACAGGCTTTGCAGGCATGCACGTCGGAGGCAAGCGCCGCCTCTTCGTCCCCTACCAGTTGGCCTACGGCGAGAGCGGCCGTCCGCCCGTCATTCCTGCCAAGGCCGACCTCATCTTCGACGTCGAGCTGGTCAGCCAGTCCGAGACGGACCCTCGCCTCGCCCCCGAGACCCCGGCGCCCACGGAGACCAAGCCATCCACAACCGACACCGACACCAAAACTCCGCACCCTGACACCCACTAA
- a CDS encoding flagellar motor protein MotB produces MSRKKKHEHVNHERWLVSYADFITLLFAFFVVLFASSQSDKKKQIQIAAAMQTAFTPMGSFEAHSKTPPLTEGGIAVDASVPAPIALPVPTTSAGETDTQQITARLTRFFEARIAAGQIPPGSVTIHTSPEGVVISLHEIGFFPSGSAEVRATSIPMLAGLSATLPAGPLRIEGHTDDMPIHTAQFATNWELSTARASAIARLLLERGHLAPANLSAAGYAEFHPIASNATEVGRAQNRRVDIILLRRPAPSQ; encoded by the coding sequence ATGAGCCGCAAGAAGAAACACGAGCACGTCAATCACGAGCGCTGGCTCGTCTCCTACGCGGATTTCATCACGCTTCTCTTCGCCTTCTTCGTCGTCCTCTTCGCCTCCAGCCAGTCCGACAAGAAGAAGCAGATTCAGATCGCCGCCGCCATGCAGACCGCCTTCACTCCTATGGGCAGCTTCGAGGCCCACTCCAAAACGCCGCCCCTCACCGAAGGCGGCATCGCCGTTGACGCCTCGGTTCCTGCACCGATCGCACTTCCTGTACCAACAACCTCGGCGGGAGAGACCGACACGCAGCAGATCACCGCGCGCCTCACGCGTTTCTTCGAAGCCCGCATCGCAGCCGGACAGATCCCTCCGGGAAGCGTTACCATCCACACCTCCCCCGAAGGAGTCGTCATCTCGCTCCATGAGATCGGCTTCTTCCCCTCCGGTTCCGCCGAGGTCCGCGCTACCTCCATCCCCATGCTCGCAGGCCTCTCCGCAACTTTGCCCGCCGGCCCGCTGCGCATCGAAGGCCACACCGACGACATGCCCATCCACACGGCGCAGTTCGCAACCAACTGGGAGCTCTCCACCGCACGCGCTAGCGCCATTGCACGGCTCCTGCTAGAGCGCGGCCACCTCGCCCCAGCCAATCTCTCCGCCGCCGGCTACGCAGAGTTCCACCCCATCGCCTCGAACGCCACAGAAGTGGGTCGCGCCCAGAATCGTCGTGTCGATATCATCCTTTTGCGACGCCCAGCACCTTCACAATGA